One genomic region from Pempheris klunzingeri isolate RE-2024b chromosome 4, fPemKlu1.hap1, whole genome shotgun sequence encodes:
- the get1 gene encoding guided entry of tail-anchored proteins factor 1, with the protein MAAGYAWFLVLGSVFLCNLMKTLLPTISSFLSKMVQKDAEQESEMRAEIQEMKKEQSSISMMDEFARYARLERKINKMTDKLKTHVKSRTAQQAKMKWVVNIVFYILQAAVMISLIWKYYSDPVTVVPSRWIAPVERLVAFPTGVAGGVGITCWLVVCNKVVTLGLHAVS; encoded by the exons ATGGCGGCTGGCTATGCCTGGTTCCTTGTGCTGGGGTCGGTTTTTCTGTGCAATCTCATGAAAACACTCCTGCCGACCATATCCTCGTTT CTCTCAAAGATGGTGCAGAAAGATGCTGAGCAGGAGAGTGAGATGAGGGCTGAAATCCAGGAGATGAAGAAGGAGCAGTCCTCTATCAGCATGATGGATGAGTTTGCTAGATATGCCAGACTGGAGCGCAAAATCAACAAGATGACagacaagctgaaaacacacg TGAAGTCGAGAACAGCACAACAAGCCAAAATGAAATGGGTTGTGAACATTGTCTTCTATATACTGCAG GCTGCTGTGATGATATCCTTGATATGGAAGTATTACTCTGATCCAGTGACAGTGGTCCCCAGCAGATGGATTGCCCCTGTGGAGCGCCTCGTGGCCTTCCCCACAGGAGTGGCGG GTGGAGTGGGGATCACATGCTGGTTGGTGGTTTGCAACAAAGTAGTTACACTGGGTCTCCATGCCGTCAGTTAG